The Pseudodesulfovibrio sp. zrk46 genome contains a region encoding:
- the rpmD gene encoding 50S ribosomal protein L30, translated as MLKVKQVKSKIACKPDQVKTLAALGLRKIGQVKEHDDNAVIRGMIYKVRHLVEVVE; from the coding sequence GTGTTGAAAGTTAAACAAGTTAAAAGCAAGATCGCTTGCAAGCCCGACCAGGTAAAGACCCTGGCCGCTCTGGGCCTGCGCAAGATCGGTCAGGTCAAGGAGCACGACGATAACGCTGTGATCCGTGGCATGATCTATAAGGTCAGGCATCTGGTGGAGGTAGTAGAATAA
- the rpsE gene encoding 30S ribosomal protein S5, producing MEQNESGLIEKIVYLNRVAKVVKGGRRFSFSCLVVVGDGEGGVGYGLGKANEVPEAIRKASERAKKNMIQVPLLDGTLPYEVLGRYGAGRVMLKPASRGTGIIAGGPVRAIMEAVGVHDILTKAIGTNNPHNVLRATIAGLESLRSAEEVSALRGVPVSTPRK from the coding sequence ATGGAACAAAATGAAAGTGGATTGATTGAAAAAATCGTCTACCTCAATCGTGTCGCCAAAGTAGTTAAGGGTGGCCGCCGTTTCAGCTTCAGCTGCCTGGTGGTCGTCGGTGACGGTGAAGGTGGAGTCGGCTACGGACTGGGTAAGGCCAACGAAGTGCCTGAAGCCATCCGTAAGGCTAGCGAGCGCGCTAAAAAGAACATGATTCAGGTTCCCCTGCTGGACGGCACTCTGCCGTACGAGGTCCTGGGTCGCTACGGTGCAGGCCGAGTAATGCTCAAGCCCGCATCCCGTGGTACCGGTATCATCGCCGGTGGTCCTGTGCGCGCGATCATGGAAGCCGTTGGCGTCCATGACATCCTGACCAAGGCAATTGGTACCAACAACCCGCACAACGTGCTGCGTGCTACCATTGCTGGTCTCGAATCCCTGCGTAGTGCCGAGGAAGTTTCCGCTCTTCGCGGTGTCCCGGTTTCCACGCCGAGAAAGTAA
- the rplO gene encoding 50S ribosomal protein L15 — protein MRLHELYAFPEEYKNRRRIGRGSGSGWGKTSAKGHKGQNSRSGGGVRPGFEGGQMPLARRLPKRGFKNPFRVEYVAINVGRLIALFEGKDEITLAEIYDRGIAKTGAPVKVLGTGEVEKAVTIEAHRFSASAAEKIAKAGGTAKAIEG, from the coding sequence ATGAGACTTCATGAACTCTATGCTTTCCCTGAAGAGTACAAGAATCGCCGCCGCATTGGTCGTGGCTCCGGCTCCGGCTGGGGTAAGACCTCTGCTAAGGGTCACAAGGGTCAGAACTCCCGCTCCGGCGGTGGTGTTCGTCCCGGTTTTGAAGGTGGCCAGATGCCTCTGGCACGCCGCCTGCCCAAGCGTGGCTTCAAGAACCCCTTCCGCGTTGAATACGTAGCTATCAACGTGGGCCGTCTGATTGCCCTGTTCGAAGGTAAGGACGAGATCACTCTCGCCGAAATCTACGATCGTGGCATCGCCAAGACCGGAGCTCCGGTCAAGGTTCTCGGAACCGGCGAAGTGGAGAAGGCTGTGACCATTGAAGCACATCGCTTCAGCGCGTCTGCTGCCGAGAAGATTGCCAAGGCTGGCGGTACCGCCAAAGCCATCGAAGGCTAA